One region of Lytechinus pictus isolate F3 Inbred chromosome 8, Lp3.0, whole genome shotgun sequence genomic DNA includes:
- the LOC129267405 gene encoding histone H2A-like yields MSGRDPDKGGKVRRKAESRSARAGLTFPVGRVHRHLRKGRYASRISAAAPVFLAGVLQYLVEELLTLADNERDMSCMYCFLDWGMAPKPKKRINPYHLRQAVGNDYEISETFRGVTIAQGGVYPQKLPAILLPKRKVKKRAAAKIKENSNQIKCDHHPFLHPPSSP; encoded by the coding sequence ATGTCTGGGCGTGATCCAGATAAAGGCGGCAAAGTTCGACGAAAGGCCGAGAGTCGTTCGGCCCGAGCAGGATTGACGTTTCCAGTTGGACGCGTTCATCGTCATCTTCGAAAAGGACGCTACGCCTCCCGTATCAGCGCTGCGGCGCCGGTCTTCCTCGCCGGTGTTCTGCAATATCTGGTGGAAGAATTACTCACGTTGGCCGACAACGAACGCGACATGAGCTGTATGTATTGTTTCCTGGATTGGGGCATGGCGCCAAAGCCGAAGAAGAGGATCAATCCGTATCATCTGAGGCAGGCCGTGGGCAATGATTACGAGATTTCTGAAACATTCCGTGGGGTGACCATTGCCCAAGGAGGTGTATACCCACAAAAACTGCCGGCTATACTCCTCCCTAAACGTAAGGTTAAGAAGCGTGCTGCCgccaaaatcaaagaaaatagcAATCAGATAAAGTGTGATCATCATCCATTTTTGCATCCGCCATCCTCTCCTTAA